The following coding sequences lie in one Rothia sp. SD9660Na genomic window:
- the valS gene encoding valine--tRNA ligase → MAEINQGTDTPAENTVEITVPAKPGLEGLEKKFTENWAANKTYAFDPNTTREQVYSIDTPPPTASGSLHVGHMFSYTQTDVIARYQRMKGKNVFYPLGWDDNGLPTERRVQNYYGVLCDPAIPYNPDFKAPEKPAKNQRDWPRISRQNFIELCEILAVEDEKVFEELFTTLGLSVDWSHTYRTIDAHSRKVSQLAFLNDLKSGDAYMAEAPTMWDVTFRTAVAQAELEDKERPGAYHRISFHRENGEKVWIETTRPELLPSCVALVAHPDDERYKSLFGTKVTSPLFGVEVEIKAHPLAQPDKGAGIAMICTFGDTTDVTWWRELQLPTRALIGRDGRFAADTPEWITSTEGRERYERMAGATVFTAQKTVVEMLVEAGEMDGDPKPITHPVKFYEKGDKPLEIVASRQWYIRNGGRDADRRDALVERGREIAWHPAFMRSRYENWVEGLNGDWLISRQRFFGVPFPIWYKLDADGEPNYDEPIIPSEEMLPVDPASDAAPGYTEDQRGVPGGFIADPDVLDTWATSSLTPQIATGWAVDENLHKVTFPMDLRPQGHDIIRTWLFSTVVRSNSLENSVPWTDTALSGWILDPDRKKMSKSKGNVVVPNEVLEKYGSDAVRYWAASAKLGADTAYDEAQMKIGRRLAIKLLNASKFVLGLGATANSVITDQAAAGVLTNELDRSLLARLAALVEEATAAFENYEYARALQISETFFWHFTDDFVELIKDRAYGNVGEAEQASVLAALATTLDAMLRLFAPFLPFVTDEIWSWWRAGSVHRAPWPTTDGFAAAVADADPAVLPTVAAALGGLRKAKSEAQVKQRTEVETATITGSADDLARIRGGLGDLKAAGNARDLTLTETEDELAVTDVVLITEEES, encoded by the coding sequence ATGGCTGAAATCAACCAGGGCACAGACACGCCCGCAGAAAACACCGTAGAAATTACCGTCCCCGCGAAGCCCGGCCTTGAAGGCCTCGAAAAGAAGTTCACCGAGAACTGGGCCGCCAACAAGACCTACGCATTCGACCCCAACACCACCCGCGAGCAGGTCTACTCCATCGATACCCCGCCGCCCACCGCGTCCGGTTCCCTGCACGTCGGTCACATGTTCTCCTACACCCAGACCGACGTTATCGCCCGCTACCAGCGTATGAAGGGCAAGAACGTCTTCTACCCCCTAGGTTGGGACGACAACGGCCTGCCCACCGAACGCCGCGTGCAGAACTACTACGGCGTACTCTGCGACCCGGCAATCCCCTACAACCCCGATTTCAAGGCTCCCGAAAAGCCCGCTAAGAACCAGCGCGACTGGCCCCGTATCTCCCGTCAGAACTTCATCGAGCTGTGCGAGATCCTGGCGGTAGAAGACGAAAAGGTCTTCGAAGAGCTCTTCACCACCCTGGGTCTGTCCGTCGACTGGTCACACACCTACCGCACCATCGACGCCCACTCCCGCAAGGTCTCCCAGCTGGCCTTCCTGAACGACCTTAAGAGCGGCGATGCCTACATGGCAGAGGCCCCCACCATGTGGGATGTCACCTTCCGCACCGCGGTAGCCCAGGCAGAACTTGAAGACAAGGAACGCCCCGGTGCCTACCACCGCATCTCCTTCCACCGCGAGAATGGCGAGAAGGTCTGGATCGAGACCACCCGTCCCGAGCTCCTGCCCTCCTGCGTTGCCCTGGTCGCCCACCCCGACGATGAGCGCTACAAGTCCCTCTTCGGCACCAAGGTCACCTCTCCCCTGTTCGGTGTAGAGGTCGAGATCAAGGCCCACCCCCTGGCCCAACCCGATAAGGGTGCCGGCATCGCCATGATCTGTACCTTCGGCGACACCACTGACGTTACCTGGTGGCGCGAACTGCAGCTGCCCACCCGCGCCCTCATCGGCCGCGACGGCCGCTTTGCCGCCGACACCCCCGAGTGGATTACCTCCACCGAGGGCCGCGAACGCTATGAGCGCATGGCAGGTGCAACCGTCTTCACCGCTCAGAAAACCGTCGTTGAGATGCTGGTCGAAGCCGGTGAAATGGACGGCGATCCCAAGCCCATCACCCACCCGGTCAAGTTCTACGAGAAGGGCGACAAGCCCCTTGAAATCGTGGCCTCCCGCCAGTGGTACATCCGCAACGGTGGCCGTGACGCCGACCGCCGTGACGCCCTGGTTGAGCGCGGCCGTGAAATCGCCTGGCACCCCGCCTTCATGCGCTCCCGCTACGAAAACTGGGTTGAAGGCCTCAACGGTGACTGGCTCATCTCCCGCCAGCGCTTCTTCGGTGTGCCCTTCCCCATCTGGTACAAGCTCGACGCCGACGGCGAACCCAACTACGACGAGCCCATCATCCCCAGTGAAGAGATGCTCCCCGTCGACCCCGCTTCGGACGCCGCCCCCGGCTACACCGAAGACCAGCGCGGCGTACCCGGCGGCTTCATTGCCGACCCCGACGTCCTCGACACCTGGGCCACCTCATCCCTGACCCCGCAGATTGCCACTGGCTGGGCCGTGGACGAGAACCTGCACAAGGTCACCTTCCCCATGGACCTGCGCCCCCAGGGCCACGACATCATCCGCACCTGGCTCTTCTCCACCGTGGTTCGCTCCAACTCCCTGGAGAACTCCGTGCCCTGGACCGACACCGCCCTTTCCGGCTGGATCCTGGACCCGGACCGCAAGAAGATGTCCAAATCCAAGGGCAACGTGGTGGTACCCAACGAGGTCCTCGAAAAGTACGGTTCGGACGCCGTGCGCTACTGGGCAGCCAGCGCCAAGCTGGGCGCCGATACCGCCTACGACGAGGCCCAGATGAAGATTGGTCGCCGTCTGGCCATCAAGCTGCTGAACGCCTCCAAGTTCGTTCTCGGCCTGGGCGCCACCGCCAACTCGGTCATCACCGACCAGGCCGCGGCAGGCGTCCTCACCAACGAGCTCGACCGTTCCCTGCTAGCCCGCCTAGCTGCCCTGGTTGAAGAAGCCACCGCCGCCTTTGAGAACTACGAGTACGCTCGTGCCCTGCAGATCTCAGAGACCTTCTTCTGGCACTTCACCGACGACTTCGTCGAACTCATCAAGGACCGCGCCTACGGCAACGTCGGTGAAGCCGAACAGGCCTCCGTCCTGGCAGCCCTGGCCACCACCCTCGACGCCATGCTGCGCCTTTTCGCCCCCTTCCTGCCCTTCGTCACCGACGAAATCTGGTCCTGGTGGCGAGCAGGCTCTGTGCACCGCGCCCCCTGGCCCACCACCGACGGCTTTGCCGCCGCCGTTGCGGACGCCGACCCCGCAGTCCTGCCCACCGTAGCAGCTGCCCTGGGCGGCCTGCGTAAGGCCAAGTCAGAGGCCCAAGTCAAGCAGCGCACCGAGGTTGAAACCGCTACCATCACCGGTTCAGCGGACGACCTCGCCCGCATCCGTGGCGGTCTTGGCGACCTCAAGGCAGCTGGCAACGCTCGCGACCTCACCCTCACCGAGACAGAGGACGAGCTGGCGGTCACCGACGTTGTGCTGATTACTGAGGAAGAAAGCTAA
- a CDS encoding SDR family oxidoreductase translates to MTTTSLPANPFAPDAQAGKVAVVTGASSGIGRATAELMAATGWTVYAVARRADRLEELASRTQVRPVVLDITDADAVAARAQEILRETGGRLDALVNISGGAIGADSVANADPAGWSAMFELNVIGTLNMVKAFLPTLRENGQGTVLNLTSTAAEAGYEGGAGYNAAKFGERALTETLRLEEAEHNVRVIEVRPGMVHTEEFSRNRLGSDEAAAKVYAGVEKPLLAEDVAQTVTFAVNIPQHINLDHITMRPVAQAAQYKVIRRPAAS, encoded by the coding sequence ATGACTACTACATCACTTCCCGCTAATCCCTTTGCCCCCGATGCTCAGGCCGGTAAGGTCGCCGTGGTGACCGGTGCCTCCTCGGGTATCGGCCGTGCTACTGCCGAGCTCATGGCCGCGACAGGCTGGACGGTCTACGCCGTAGCCCGCCGCGCCGACCGCCTCGAAGAACTTGCCTCGCGCACCCAGGTGCGCCCGGTCGTCCTCGATATTACGGACGCCGACGCGGTAGCTGCCCGCGCCCAGGAGATTCTGAGGGAAACCGGCGGCCGCCTCGATGCCCTGGTTAATATCTCCGGCGGTGCTATTGGGGCTGATTCTGTAGCTAATGCTGACCCCGCTGGCTGGTCGGCCATGTTTGAGCTCAACGTGATTGGCACCCTCAATATGGTCAAGGCCTTCCTGCCAACCCTGCGCGAGAACGGCCAGGGTACCGTGCTCAACCTGACCTCAACCGCAGCCGAAGCCGGCTACGAAGGGGGAGCGGGCTACAACGCTGCCAAGTTCGGGGAGCGGGCCCTGACCGAGACCCTGCGCCTCGAAGAGGCCGAACATAACGTGCGTGTGATTGAGGTACGCCCCGGCATGGTACACACCGAAGAATTCTCCCGTAACCGCCTGGGGTCGGACGAGGCTGCCGCTAAGGTCTACGCTGGCGTTGAGAAGCCCCTGCTAGCTGAGGACGTCGCCCAGACCGTCACCTTTGCCGTGAACATCCCCCAGCACATCAACCTGGACCACATCACCATGCGCCCGGTTGCCCAGGCCGCCCAGTACAAGGTGATTCGTCGGCCCGCAGCCTCCTAG
- a CDS encoding CbiX/SirB N-terminal domain-containing protein — protein MIHLVATSHGTDNPQGREAVKLIREQLTALVEAQAPGTYTVHEAYVDVQEPALPQVLKDLPSGATAVLVPLLLSPGYHTEYDMKQAAAKATHLTTAVARALGPSAALAKLQRQRLEEAGWDGYDDIALAAAGSSRADGREAVLYQAEVFSTLLSRQVPYGFIADIEPTIDEAWESNQAEYISTYLLARGYFHSKLTKAYQGTEKAAVTEPLVLPGDAASAAVVASVALERATEALAALSA, from the coding sequence ATGATTCACCTGGTCGCCACCTCCCACGGTACCGATAACCCCCAGGGCCGCGAAGCCGTCAAACTCATCCGTGAGCAGCTCACCGCCCTGGTCGAGGCCCAAGCCCCTGGAACCTACACCGTGCACGAAGCCTACGTGGATGTGCAAGAACCCGCCCTGCCGCAGGTGCTGAAGGACCTGCCGTCCGGAGCAACCGCCGTCCTGGTGCCCCTGCTGCTCTCACCGGGCTACCACACCGAATACGACATGAAGCAGGCAGCCGCCAAAGCTACCCACCTGACCACCGCGGTTGCTAGAGCACTAGGCCCCTCAGCGGCCCTGGCTAAGCTCCAGCGCCAGCGCCTTGAAGAAGCGGGCTGGGACGGCTACGACGACATCGCCCTGGCAGCAGCGGGCTCGTCCCGGGCTGACGGCCGTGAAGCCGTGCTCTACCAGGCAGAAGTTTTCAGCACCCTGCTCAGCCGGCAGGTGCCCTACGGCTTTATCGCCGATATTGAGCCCACCATCGACGAGGCATGGGAGAGCAACCAGGCAGAATATATCTCTACCTATCTACTGGCTCGCGGCTACTTCCACAGCAAACTCACCAAGGCTTATCAGGGAACAGAAAAAGCGGCCGTCACCGAGCCGCTGGTGCTCCCCGGTGACGCCGCTTCCGCTGCGGTTGTCGCTTCGGTTGCCCTAGAGAGGGCCACCGAAGCCTTAGCCGCTCTTAGCGCTTAA
- the pdxY gene encoding pyridoxal kinase PdxY produces the protein MRILSIQSAVAYGHVGNSAAVFPLQRLGHEVMPVNTVLFSNHTGYGAWRGPLISGDDVRDIVTGIEERGGLTDTALVISGYQGGSSIGDAILDAVAKARAANPDVLYSCDPVLGNATSGCFVSPEVQELIRDRVIQHADIITPNQFELGFVTGTAPKTLEEVLESVAAAQKIGPQTVLVTSVNTPETPEDSIQMLAVSGDEAWLITTPRLPMKANGSGDVTQALFASHFASGKSLKEALELTTASVYELLKNTLASGQRELQLIESQQAYVEPAETFEAVAVKR, from the coding sequence ATGCGTATTTTGTCTATTCAGTCCGCTGTTGCCTACGGCCACGTAGGTAATTCAGCCGCCGTCTTTCCCCTGCAGCGCCTTGGCCACGAGGTCATGCCCGTCAATACCGTCCTCTTTTCGAACCACACCGGCTACGGTGCCTGGCGCGGCCCGCTGATCTCGGGCGACGACGTCCGCGACATTGTCACCGGTATTGAAGAGCGCGGCGGTCTGACCGACACCGCTCTGGTCATTTCTGGCTACCAGGGTGGCTCTTCCATCGGTGACGCCATCCTCGATGCCGTTGCCAAGGCCCGCGCAGCCAACCCGGACGTCCTTTACTCCTGCGACCCCGTCCTGGGTAACGCCACCAGCGGTTGCTTTGTCTCCCCCGAGGTGCAGGAACTCATTCGCGACCGCGTGATCCAGCACGCCGATATCATCACCCCCAACCAGTTTGAGCTGGGCTTTGTAACCGGCACCGCCCCCAAGACCCTGGAAGAGGTTCTTGAGTCTGTGGCTGCAGCCCAAAAGATTGGCCCCCAAACCGTGCTGGTGACCAGCGTGAATACCCCCGAAACCCCCGAGGATTCAATCCAGATGCTGGCTGTTTCGGGCGATGAGGCCTGGCTGATTACTACCCCGCGCCTGCCCATGAAAGCCAACGGCTCAGGTGACGTCACCCAGGCCCTGTTTGCCTCTCACTTCGCCTCGGGCAAGAGCCTAAAGGAAGCCCTGGAACTCACCACTGCCAGCGTCTACGAACTGCTGAAGAATACCCTGGCCTCGGGCCAGCGTGAACTGCAGCTGATTGAGTCCCAGCAGGCCTACGTTGAACCTGCTGAGACCTTCGAGGCGGTAGCGGTTAAGCGCTAA
- the cobA gene encoding uroporphyrinogen-III C-methyltransferase, with the protein MFADLDVTSAAVLLCGASERVGQVAPKYKAAAEVMSVYSADLLPSALEGFSPSVVVICAEQPDEIGSWRQAIKDALGGRGLHAVLLVDSEPAPQRVGRVFLIGAGPGDPGLMTRYALKALSRADVVLLDHLAPHQDLPRWAPKASIIDVGKIPGQHRVPQREIDRLMVEHALAGRTVARLKGGDPYVFGRGAEELYVCEQSGIPVTVYSGVTSSIALPALAGVPITLRGVSHMFTVVSGHAPLGSSELDQLAGLLKDGGTVSLLMGVKSLPHTVAGLRERGVSASLPMIAVQDGFRPNQREIYATLGDCLETLAEVKPPAVITLGEVCAVAGPRREEVMARAFETH; encoded by the coding sequence GTGTTCGCTGATCTTGATGTCACCAGTGCCGCGGTGCTGCTCTGCGGAGCATCAGAGCGGGTGGGGCAGGTTGCGCCCAAGTATAAGGCGGCGGCTGAAGTCATGAGTGTCTACTCTGCTGACCTACTCCCCTCTGCTCTAGAAGGTTTCTCCCCCTCTGTAGTGGTCATCTGTGCCGAGCAGCCCGATGAGATTGGGAGCTGGCGGCAGGCGATCAAGGACGCCCTGGGCGGCAGGGGTCTGCACGCGGTGCTGCTTGTCGATAGCGAACCGGCGCCCCAGCGGGTTGGCAGGGTCTTTTTGATTGGTGCAGGCCCGGGAGATCCCGGCCTCATGACTCGTTATGCCCTTAAGGCACTGAGCCGGGCAGACGTCGTCCTGCTTGATCATCTTGCTCCCCACCAAGACCTACCCCGCTGGGCACCTAAGGCAAGCATTATTGATGTGGGCAAGATTCCCGGCCAACACCGGGTGCCGCAGCGGGAGATTGACCGGCTGATGGTGGAGCATGCCCTAGCCGGTCGAACCGTAGCCCGCTTGAAGGGCGGTGACCCCTACGTCTTCGGGCGCGGTGCTGAGGAGCTCTATGTCTGTGAGCAGTCCGGCATACCGGTCACGGTGTATTCGGGAGTGACCTCATCGATCGCGCTGCCCGCTCTGGCTGGTGTGCCGATTACCCTGCGCGGTGTGTCCCACATGTTCACCGTGGTGTCTGGGCACGCACCTTTAGGCAGCTCGGAGCTGGACCAGCTGGCGGGTCTGCTCAAGGACGGCGGCACGGTCTCCCTGCTCATGGGCGTCAAGTCCCTGCCCCATACCGTTGCCGGTCTGCGCGAGCGCGGGGTGTCGGCGTCCCTACCCATGATTGCGGTGCAGGACGGTTTCCGCCCCAACCAGCGCGAGATCTACGCGACCTTGGGTGACTGCCTTGAAACCCTGGCCGAGGTGAAGCCGCCTGCCGTGATTACCCTGGGTGAGGTGTGCGCGGTTGCCGGGCCCCGCCGCGAAGAGGTCATGGCAAGGGCTTTTGAGACTCACTAG
- the nirB gene encoding nitrite reductase large subunit NirB: MSTDPHTPSQRKVLVIGGGPAAWRFAKAFLDKDAGASHITVLNAEKHLPYDRVALEKIFHDTNRDLTLGDPDLWNNPHVTLVNGVSATAIDRKNRTVSANDGQTYPYDELILATGSSAVKIPIPGSDSAHVFRTIDDVQTVVAEVARLTEKLGRRPRAIVVGGGLLGLEAAEGLRDVGADPTILDVAPWLLSIEVDQGGGFAVNAAIREAGIDVETGAFISTINKDAAGEVVSVSVANGMGDEADVHQLDADLVMMAAGIRPNDQLARDAGLQVGERGGLVVSPSCQSEDPHIWAIGEVACVLGRTWGLVAPANQMAEAVAANLTGGHEEVESFDIATKLKFSGLEVAGFGDRRGATENCLEIMFADPARGLYQKIVTTADAKTLLGGVFVGDTAPYDSLKPLLGRELPAEPSAFLTATGGGDGVPDTELPDDAVLCSCNNICFGAVREAVKAGAHDVGAVKSETTAGTQCGSCVPMIQKTLEQTMKKLGLTVSKALCEHFDFSRAELFQAVYAVGDLDDFYAVLKRFGRGTDGCAICKPTVASILASTRKSYALDGGRGALQDTNDRNLANMQKDGTYGVIPRIPGGEITPQKLAVIAQVAADYGLYTKINGAQRIGMYGARLEQLPDIWQRLVDAGFESGQAYGKSLRNVKSCIGSAWCRFGMRDSVAMAIDTENRYKGLRSPHKFKVAVSGCNRECAEAQGKDVGLIATTNGWNLYFAGNGGANPAHGRLFAQDLDQQTAYRYIDRYLMYYIRTADKLQRTARWAEDLDEKFGDAIEHLREVIIDDKLGICDQLDADMQYHIDHYEDEWAATLRDEKRLRRFRAFVNEPEANSAGDRMYVLERDQIRPATEAEIAAAEADGDLEGEDAGEKVLIAGASLPVHAG; the protein is encoded by the coding sequence ATGTCCACCGATCCCCACACCCCCAGCCAGCGTAAGGTCCTGGTGATTGGAGGTGGACCAGCAGCCTGGAGGTTCGCCAAGGCATTCCTTGACAAGGACGCCGGCGCCTCCCACATTACAGTGCTCAATGCCGAGAAACACCTGCCCTATGACCGTGTAGCGTTAGAGAAGATTTTTCACGACACCAACCGCGACCTTACTCTCGGTGATCCAGACCTATGGAATAACCCTCACGTCACCCTGGTCAACGGTGTTAGCGCAACCGCAATCGACCGCAAGAACCGCACCGTCAGCGCAAACGACGGCCAGACCTACCCCTACGATGAACTGATTCTTGCTACCGGCTCATCGGCGGTCAAGATTCCCATTCCTGGCTCCGACAGCGCCCACGTCTTCCGCACCATCGATGATGTGCAAACGGTGGTTGCGGAGGTTGCCCGTCTTACGGAAAAGCTAGGACGCCGCCCCCGCGCTATCGTGGTCGGTGGCGGCCTGCTGGGGCTTGAGGCAGCAGAGGGTCTGCGAGATGTAGGAGCTGACCCCACCATTCTCGATGTGGCTCCCTGGCTGCTATCGATTGAGGTAGACCAGGGCGGCGGCTTTGCGGTCAATGCTGCTATCCGCGAGGCAGGTATTGATGTTGAAACCGGTGCCTTTATCTCAACCATCAACAAAGATGCTGCCGGTGAGGTTGTCTCGGTATCGGTTGCTAACGGCATGGGCGATGAGGCCGATGTGCACCAGCTCGATGCTGACCTGGTCATGATGGCGGCGGGCATCCGCCCCAACGACCAGCTGGCGCGGGACGCGGGTCTTCAGGTTGGCGAGCGCGGCGGCCTGGTAGTCTCCCCCAGCTGTCAATCGGAAGACCCGCATATTTGGGCTATCGGTGAGGTGGCCTGTGTGCTCGGCCGCACTTGGGGTCTGGTGGCTCCTGCAAACCAGATGGCTGAAGCTGTGGCAGCTAACCTCACCGGCGGCCACGAAGAGGTTGAAAGCTTCGATATTGCCACCAAGCTCAAATTCTCGGGCCTTGAGGTTGCTGGCTTTGGCGACCGCCGCGGTGCCACCGAGAACTGCCTAGAGATCATGTTCGCCGACCCTGCCCGAGGGCTCTACCAGAAGATTGTGACCACCGCCGACGCAAAGACCCTGCTCGGTGGTGTCTTCGTGGGTGATACCGCCCCCTACGATTCGCTGAAGCCGCTGCTGGGCAGGGAGCTGCCCGCGGAGCCGTCCGCCTTTCTCACCGCCACAGGTGGCGGGGATGGAGTGCCCGATACCGAGCTGCCCGATGACGCGGTGCTGTGTTCCTGCAACAATATCTGCTTCGGTGCAGTGCGTGAGGCAGTCAAAGCAGGGGCGCACGATGTGGGTGCGGTCAAGTCTGAAACAACCGCGGGTACCCAGTGTGGCTCCTGCGTTCCCATGATTCAAAAGACCCTCGAACAGACCATGAAGAAACTGGGTCTGACAGTCTCAAAGGCCCTGTGCGAGCACTTTGATTTTTCGCGCGCTGAGCTCTTCCAGGCGGTCTACGCCGTGGGTGACCTTGATGATTTTTACGCAGTGCTCAAGCGCTTTGGGCGGGGTACCGACGGCTGTGCCATCTGTAAGCCGACCGTGGCGTCCATCCTTGCTTCGACCCGCAAGTCCTACGCCTTGGACGGCGGCCGCGGCGCCCTGCAGGACACCAACGACCGCAACCTGGCTAACATGCAGAAGGACGGCACCTACGGTGTGATTCCCCGTATCCCCGGTGGAGAAATTACTCCGCAGAAGCTGGCGGTTATTGCCCAGGTGGCAGCTGACTATGGGCTCTACACCAAGATTAACGGCGCACAGCGTATCGGCATGTACGGCGCCCGTCTAGAGCAGCTGCCCGACATCTGGCAGCGGCTGGTCGATGCGGGCTTTGAGTCGGGTCAGGCCTACGGTAAGTCCCTGCGCAATGTGAAGTCCTGTATTGGTTCTGCCTGGTGCCGGTTCGGTATGCGCGATTCGGTGGCTATGGCCATTGATACGGAAAACCGCTACAAGGGTTTGCGTTCTCCCCACAAGTTCAAGGTAGCTGTCTCGGGCTGCAACCGCGAGTGCGCTGAGGCCCAGGGCAAGGACGTCGGTCTGATTGCCACCACCAACGGCTGGAACCTCTACTTTGCGGGCAACGGCGGCGCTAACCCCGCCCACGGCCGCCTCTTCGCCCAGGATCTCGACCAGCAAACCGCCTACCGCTATATTGACCGCTACCTCATGTACTACATCCGCACCGCGGATAAGCTCCAGCGTACCGCCCGCTGGGCCGAGGATCTCGATGAAAAGTTTGGCGACGCTATCGAGCACCTACGCGAGGTGATTATCGACGATAAGCTGGGCATCTGCGACCAGCTCGATGCCGATATGCAGTACCACATTGACCACTATGAGGACGAGTGGGCCGCCACCCTGCGCGACGAGAAACGCCTGCGCCGCTTTAGGGCTTTTGTGAACGAGCCAGAGGCTAATTCAGCGGGTGACCGCATGTACGTGCTGGAACGCGACCAGATCCGCCCGGCTACCGAGGCAGAAATTGCTGCGGCTGAGGCCGATGGTGATCTTGAGGGTGAGGACGCCGGCGAGAAGGTTTTGATTGCCGGGGCAAGTTTGCCGGTGCACGCCGGCTAG
- the nirD gene encoding nitrite reductase small subunit NirD — translation MTTQWHRICTKDDLEPNWGEAALIDGHQYAVFRTASDSIFVTEHKDPASGSLVIARGIVGEKGGEPTVTSPLYKEVYSLVSGECLSGADLRLAVYPVDVRDGEVWVELPA, via the coding sequence GTGACAACTCAGTGGCACCGAATCTGCACAAAAGACGACCTGGAACCCAACTGGGGTGAAGCAGCCCTCATCGATGGGCATCAGTACGCGGTCTTCCGCACCGCAAGTGACTCCATCTTTGTCACCGAGCATAAGGATCCCGCCTCTGGTTCACTGGTGATTGCCCGCGGAATTGTTGGTGAAAAGGGCGGCGAGCCCACCGTGACATCACCTCTCTATAAAGAGGTGTACTCACTGGTCAGCGGTGAATGCCTTTCTGGTGCAGATTTGCGCCTCGCGGTTTACCCCGTTGACGTGCGCGATGGAGAAGTATGGGTGGAGCTCCCCGCGTGA
- a CDS encoding NAD(P)-dependent oxidoreductase, translating into MGGAPRVNQRLPLALNLGGRRVLVVGAGRVAARKLGPLMRAGACIEVVAPALSAEVEEKLAAGHLIAHRRPFESDDLDGAWLVYALTDSPALNARVAALCEERGIWCLAGGDSQRSPVWSLAHRRRGDQLVAVSGGGNPRRALALLERITSELGWNKK; encoded by the coding sequence ATGGGTGGAGCTCCCCGCGTGAATCAGCGCCTGCCGCTAGCCCTTAATCTGGGCGGACGCCGGGTGCTTGTCGTGGGGGCAGGGCGGGTTGCTGCCCGCAAACTTGGCCCCCTCATGCGTGCCGGTGCTTGCATTGAAGTGGTTGCACCCGCTCTGAGTGCCGAAGTTGAAGAAAAATTGGCTGCCGGGCACCTGATTGCCCACCGGCGTCCTTTTGAATCTGATGATCTCGATGGGGCTTGGTTAGTCTATGCCCTGACTGATTCACCCGCGCTTAATGCACGAGTAGCGGCACTGTGTGAAGAACGGGGAATCTGGTGCCTGGCGGGTGGGGACTCGCAGAGGTCTCCTGTATGGTCACTGGCCCACCGCAGGCGGGGCGATCAACTGGTGGCTGTTTCTGGCGGGGGTAACCCGCGGCGAGCGCTTGCCCTGCTTGAGCGCATCACCAGCGAATTGGGTTGGAATAAAAAATAA